Below is a window of Christensenella minuta DNA.
GGCCACGGGCTTGTGCGGGAGACGGCGTTTCTGGCGCTTCACGGAACGCTTCATCTGGTGGGATACGACCACATGACGCCCGAGGAAGAGAAGATCATGACACAAAAACAGGAAGCGCTCCTGCAATCTGTGAATATTGGCAGGGAAATGGATGGAATCTAACGAAAGCGGGAAAAAATACAGGCCGAAAAAATCGTTGATGAACAGCTTCAATCATGCCATCAACGGTTTTTTGCAGTCTTTTAAAATGGAACGCAATATGAAAATCCATGTTGCGCTTGCGGTTGTTGTCACGATTACTGCGCTTCTTACCCAGGTTACCCGGTTTGAGATGATTGCGCTGGTGCTTGTGATTGCATTCGTATTTTTTGCCGAGCTGTTTAATACGGCAATCGAAGCGGTAGTGGATATCGCATCCAAAGGTGAATATAACGAGCTCGCCCGTATTGCGAAGGACGTCGCGGCGGGAGGTGTCTTTGTTGCGGCAATGAGTGCGCTTGTTGTGGGCTACCTCGTTTTTTTCCGGAAGCTGTATACAATTTCTTATGCGTCGGTAAGCTACATCAACAACCTGCCCGCTTATATTACGTTTGCGGCCCTGATGCTGGTGTTTGTGGCCGTAATTGTGATGAAATCCCGTTTTATGAAAAAGGGCGGGAATTATATCCAAGGGGGGATGCCAAGCGGGCATACCGCCTTTGCTTTTGCATTATTTACCGCCATTGCCTTTGTATCCGCCGATCCGGTCGCTTCGACTTTCGCGGCGGTGCTTGCCCTGATCGTTGCGGAAAGCCGCATGGAAACAAAAGTACATACCTTTGCAGAAGTGCTGGTTGGGGCGCTTATGGGCGTTGTGATTACAGTGCTTGTGTTTGAGGTGGGAGAACTGATTATTCGCTGAGGGAGAATGGAATGGAATTTAAATCTGGCTTTATTGCACTGACGGGCAGCCCGAATGTGGGAAAGTCCACGCTGCTTAACGCACTTGTAGGAACGAAGATTGCCATTGTATCTAAAAAGCCGCAGACTACGCGTAACCGCATCACAGGAGTGCTTACACGGGAAGACTGCCAGATGATCTTTATGGATACGCCCGGCCTGCAGACCCCGAAAAACAAATTGGGGGAATTTATGCTGAAAACGGCGGAGCAGACCGCGCGGGATGTGGACGCCGTTTTATTTGTAGCGGACGCCAAGGTGGGCGTGCGGGAAAAGGACGAAGAGATTCTGACGCGTCTTGCAAACAGCGAAACACCGCTGGTAATTGCGCTGAACAAAATTGATGCGGTGGACGGCGAACGCGCGGCGGAACAGGAAACGATACTGAGGAAATACGGCAAGCCGGTTTTTCGTATTTCAGCCGCCGAGAAGCTTGGACTTGCGGAGCTGGCCGAATATTTGAAGCGGTATCTGGTGGAAGGCCCGATGTATTATCCTGCCGATATGGTTACGGATCAGCCGGAGCAGGTGATTGCGGCGGAATTTATCCGGGAAAAGGCGCTGAAAAGCATCGGAAAGGAGATACCGCACGGGATCGGTGTTGTTGTGGAGAAACTCGAGCGGGAAGAAGACAGAGACCTTACAAATATTGATGCGGTAATCTACTGCGAAAAGGATTCACATAAAGGAATTATTATTGGCGCGGGGGGCAGGATGCTGAAAAAAATTGCTTCAGCCGCGCGGGAGGATATGCAGATGCTGTTCGGTGGAAAAGTATTTTTGCAGGTATGGGTAAAGGTAAAACCGGATTGGCGGAATAAGGCCGGGGTTTTGCGGACGCTTGGCTACGACGAACGGCAATAGCTTCGCTTATGCCAAAGAAATGAAGGGAATGCTGTGGAAAAGCATTATTGTATTGTACTGCGTACGGCAGACTATAAAGATTACGATAAGATACTGACGCTTTTTTCGCGCTCGGATGGGCGCCTAGATGCTCAGGCGCGCGGCGCACGGCGGCTGAAAAGCGATATCGCTACAGCGGCGCAGCCGCTTTCATGCGGTGAGTACGAGTTTTACAAAAAAGGAGATAAGCTGTTTTTGACCGCCGCGCTTGTGAAGCAGGAATTCTATCGTGTCCAGAATGATTTTGACAAGTTTACCGCTGCCTGCGTGATGCTCGAGCTTTCCGATAAGCTGCTGCAAAACACGGATGATTACGAGGATTTGTTCCTTGCCCTTATTTATGCTCTTTTTTCGATGGAGCAGGGGACGCTTTCCCACACGCGGGCGCTCGCCTATTTCTTTGCCCGTATTGTGGAACGGATGGGTATTTTCCCGGCAATCGGCACATGTGCGGTATGCGGAAACGAAGCAGCCGGCGATCCGGCGGCTTTTTCCATGGAAGAAGGAGGGGAAATCTGTAGGGAATGCGTTTCACATGTGGCTACCGTTTCTGTGCCCCGGTCCGCACTTTTGAGCCTTGAAAAAATGGGAGAGGCCCGGCCGCAGGATATTGTGCAGTACGCAGCCGGAGAGACGGACGCAAAAAGCGTGATCGATCTTATGAGCAGATATCTGGAAAATATGATGGAATTGCGCCTGAAAACAATGAAATGTTTCCGCGAAAAATCTTTGTAAAAGTGTAATCTTTTGTTGTTTTCTTACATTTGTTCATGTATAATAGACGTGGCTCTTCATTATACGCACAATACGCAAATAAGTGAAAAAAATTTTTAATAAATATAAATTCAGGAGGAGTTTTAGATGGCGAAAAAGTATGTATACCTTTTTAAAGAAGGTGATGCTTCCATGAGAAACCTTCTTGGGGGCAAAGGCGCAAACCTGGCAGAAATGACCAACCTTGGTTTGCCGGTCCCCCAGGGTTTCACGGTTTCCACGGAGGCTTGTACAAAGTACTATGAAGACGGCAAAAAAATAGCCGACGAAGTAGTGGAACAGATTTATGACGCAATGGCAAAGACGGAAGAGATCGCGGGCAAAAAGTTCGGAGATCCGGAAAATCCGTTCCTCGTATCCGTACGCAGTGGTGCGCGCGCTTCTATGCCGGGCATGATGGACACGATTCTGAACCTTGGCCTCAATGACGTTGCTGTAGAGGGCATGGCTAAGAAATCCGGCAATCCTCGCTGGGCGTATGACAGCTACAGGAGATTTATCCAGATGTTCTCCGACGTTGTTATGTGCATCGATAAAGAAAAGTTTGAAGAACAGCTCCAGGCCGCAAAAGACGCCAAGGGCGTTAAGATGGATACGGAACTGGATGCGGACGATCTGAAAGAAGTCGTCAAGAAATATAAAGAAATTTATAAGCAGGAAATGGGCAAAGAGTTCCCGCAGGATGCAAAGGAACAGCTGCTCGAATCCGTAACGGCTGTATTCCGTTCCTGGGATAACCCGAGAGCAATCGTTTATCGCCGCATGAACGATATCCCGGCCAGCTGGGGTACGGCGGTTAACGTACAGGCCATGGTATTCGGCAACATGGGCGACGATTGCGGCACGGGCGTTGCTTTCACAAGAAACCCCTCCACAGGCGAAAAGAAGCTGTATGGCGAATATCTGATGAACGCGCAGGGCGAAGATGTTGTTGCCGGTATCAGAACGCCGCAGCCGATCTCTCACCTCGCGGACCAGATGCCCGAGGTATATGAGCAGTTCGCAAACATTGCCCAGTCCCTCGAAGACCATTACAAAGATATGCAGGATATGGAGTTTACCATTGAAGGCGGGAAACTTTACATGCTGCAAACGAGAAACGGCAAGCGGACGGCTCCGGCTGCTCTTAAGATCGCTGTTGACCTCGTAAAAGAAGGAAAACTGACGGAAGAAGAAGCGATTTTAAAGGTAGAGCCCAAGCAGCTCGACTCGCTCCTCCATCCGATGTTCAACGCGGACGCGCTGAAGAAAGCAAAACCGATCGCAAAGGGGCTGCCGGCTTCTCCTGGCGCTGCCTGCGGTAAACTGTATTTTACGGCTGATGATGCGACGGCTGCTGCGGCAAAGGGTGACAAGGTCGTTCTCGCGAGGCAGGAAACTTCGCCTGAAGATATCGAAGGTATGTACGCTTCCGAAGGCATCCTTACGGCGCGCGGCGGCATGACGTCCCATGCGGCTGTTGTTGCCCGCGGCATGGGTACGTGCTGCGTAGCAGGCTGCGGTGAGCTGAGAATCGACGAATGCGCGAAGACGATGACCACGGAAGACGGTAAAGTCTATAAAGAAGGCGACTGGATTTCTCTCGATGGTTCCACGGGCAATGTGTACGGCGAAGCGATCGAGACGCAGGAAGCCCAGGTGACGGGGGACTTCGCTACGGTTATGGGCTGGGCAGACTCCATCCGCAGGCTGAAAGTCCGCACGAATGCCGATACGCCGCACGACGCGGAGCAGGCAATGGAATTTGGCGCGGAAGGTATTGGCCTGTGCCGTACGGAGCATATGTTCTTTGCGGAAGACAGAATTGCCGCGATGCGTGAAATGATCGTTTCCAAGACGGTTGAGCAGAGAGAAAAAGCTCTGGCGAAGCTCCTTCCGATGCAAAAGGAAGACTTTAAGGGCATCTATAAGGCAATGAAGGGTAATCCGGTTACGATCCGGTTCCTCGATCCGCCGCTGCATGAGTTCCTGCCTACGGATCCCGAGGATATCGCGAACCTGGCAAAAGAAATGTCCCTTGACGTAGACGAGCTGA
It encodes the following:
- a CDS encoding diacylglycerol kinase, with protein sequence MESNESGKKYRPKKSLMNSFNHAINGFLQSFKMERNMKIHVALAVVVTITALLTQVTRFEMIALVLVIAFVFFAELFNTAIEAVVDIASKGEYNELARIAKDVAAGGVFVAAMSALVVGYLVFFRKLYTISYASVSYINNLPAYITFAALMLVFVAVIVMKSRFMKKGGNYIQGGMPSGHTAFAFALFTAIAFVSADPVASTFAAVLALIVAESRMETKVHTFAEVLVGALMGVVITVLVFEVGELIIR
- the recO gene encoding DNA repair protein RecO codes for the protein MEKHYCIVLRTADYKDYDKILTLFSRSDGRLDAQARGARRLKSDIATAAQPLSCGEYEFYKKGDKLFLTAALVKQEFYRVQNDFDKFTAACVMLELSDKLLQNTDDYEDLFLALIYALFSMEQGTLSHTRALAYFFARIVERMGIFPAIGTCAVCGNEAAGDPAAFSMEEGGEICRECVSHVATVSVPRSALLSLEKMGEARPQDIVQYAAGETDAKSVIDLMSRYLENMMELRLKTMKCFREKSL
- the ppdK gene encoding pyruvate, phosphate dikinase, encoding MAKKYVYLFKEGDASMRNLLGGKGANLAEMTNLGLPVPQGFTVSTEACTKYYEDGKKIADEVVEQIYDAMAKTEEIAGKKFGDPENPFLVSVRSGARASMPGMMDTILNLGLNDVAVEGMAKKSGNPRWAYDSYRRFIQMFSDVVMCIDKEKFEEQLQAAKDAKGVKMDTELDADDLKEVVKKYKEIYKQEMGKEFPQDAKEQLLESVTAVFRSWDNPRAIVYRRMNDIPASWGTAVNVQAMVFGNMGDDCGTGVAFTRNPSTGEKKLYGEYLMNAQGEDVVAGIRTPQPISHLADQMPEVYEQFANIAQSLEDHYKDMQDMEFTIEGGKLYMLQTRNGKRTAPAALKIAVDLVKEGKLTEEEAILKVEPKQLDSLLHPMFNADALKKAKPIAKGLPASPGAACGKLYFTADDATAAAAKGDKVVLARQETSPEDIEGMYASEGILTARGGMTSHAAVVARGMGTCCVAGCGELRIDECAKTMTTEDGKVYKEGDWISLDGSTGNVYGEAIETQEAQVTGDFATVMGWADSIRRLKVRTNADTPHDAEQAMEFGAEGIGLCRTEHMFFAEDRIAAMREMIVSKTVEQREKALAKLLPMQKEDFKGIYKAMKGNPVTIRFLDPPLHEFLPTDPEDIANLAKEMSLDVDELTGIIEGLHEFNPMLGHRGVRLAVTFPEIAVMQTRAVMEAAIEVTEETEYDIVPEIMIPLVGDLKELKYVKDFVVETAEKVMEEKGKKIDYKVGTMIEVPRAAVMADEIAKEAEFFSFGTNDLTQMTFGFSRDDAGKFLDDYYTKKIYESDPFAKLDQDGVGKLVKMAVELGRQTRPDIKLGICGEHGGDPSTVEFCDSLGLNYVSCSPFRVPIARLAAAHAVVKSK
- the era gene encoding GTPase Era, which produces MEFKSGFIALTGSPNVGKSTLLNALVGTKIAIVSKKPQTTRNRITGVLTREDCQMIFMDTPGLQTPKNKLGEFMLKTAEQTARDVDAVLFVADAKVGVREKDEEILTRLANSETPLVIALNKIDAVDGERAAEQETILRKYGKPVFRISAAEKLGLAELAEYLKRYLVEGPMYYPADMVTDQPEQVIAAEFIREKALKSIGKEIPHGIGVVVEKLEREEDRDLTNIDAVIYCEKDSHKGIIIGAGGRMLKKIASAAREDMQMLFGGKVFLQVWVKVKPDWRNKAGVLRTLGYDERQ